Proteins from a genomic interval of Zonotrichia albicollis isolate bZonAlb1 chromosome 18, bZonAlb1.hap1, whole genome shotgun sequence:
- the DENR gene encoding density-regulated protein isoform X2: MATDVAEPVVPECRGDGRSGARSDADYPLRVLYCGVCSLPTEYCEYMPDVTKCRQWLEKNFPDEFAKLTVENSPKQEAGVGEGQGNVGGGEEEEKKKQKRGGRGQIKQKKKTVPQKVTIAKIPRAKKKYVTRVCGLATFEIDLKEAQRFFAQKFSCGASVTGEDEIIIQGDFTDDIIDVIQEKWPEVDDDSIEDLGEVKK, from the exons ATGGCCACGGATGTGGCCGAGCCCGTGGTCCCTGAGTGCAGAGGGGACGGCAGGAGCGGAGCCAGGTCCGATGCTGATTATCCCCTGAGGGTGCTCTACTGTGGAG TCTGTTCGTTGCCAACAGAG TACTGTGAATACATGCCTGATGTGACTAAATGCAGACAATGGTTAGAAAAGAATTTTCCAGATGAGTTTGCAAAACTTACAGTAG AAAATTCACCTAAACAGGAAGCTGGGGTTGGAGAAGGCCAAGGAAatgtgggaggaggagaagaagaggagaagaagaagcaaAAGAGAG GTGGAAGAGGTCAGATAAAACAGAAGAAGAAGACTGTACCACAGAAAGTTACGATAGCTAAAATTCccagagcaaagaaaaaatacGTCACGAGAGTGTGTGGCCTTGCCACATTTG AGATTGATCTTAAGGAAGCACAAAGGTTTTTTGCTCAGAAATTTTCCTGCGGTGCCTCAGTAACAGGAGAAGATGAAATCATCATTCAGGGGGACTTCACAGATGACATTATTGATGTCATCCAGGAGAAGTGGCCTGAG GTGGATGATGACAGCATTGAAGATCTTGGAGAAGTCAAGAAGTGA
- the DENR gene encoding density-regulated protein isoform X1, which yields MQEVGDMATDVAEPVVPECRGDGRSGARSDADYPLRVLYCGVCSLPTEYCEYMPDVTKCRQWLEKNFPDEFAKLTVENSPKQEAGVGEGQGNVGGGEEEEKKKQKRGGRGQIKQKKKTVPQKVTIAKIPRAKKKYVTRVCGLATFEIDLKEAQRFFAQKFSCGASVTGEDEIIIQGDFTDDIIDVIQEKWPEVDDDSIEDLGEVKK from the exons ATGCAAGAG gtcGGTGACATGGCCACGGATGTGGCCGAGCCCGTGGTCCCTGAGTGCAGAGGGGACGGCAGGAGCGGAGCCAGGTCCGATGCTGATTATCCCCTGAGGGTGCTCTACTGTGGAG TCTGTTCGTTGCCAACAGAG TACTGTGAATACATGCCTGATGTGACTAAATGCAGACAATGGTTAGAAAAGAATTTTCCAGATGAGTTTGCAAAACTTACAGTAG AAAATTCACCTAAACAGGAAGCTGGGGTTGGAGAAGGCCAAGGAAatgtgggaggaggagaagaagaggagaagaagaagcaaAAGAGAG GTGGAAGAGGTCAGATAAAACAGAAGAAGAAGACTGTACCACAGAAAGTTACGATAGCTAAAATTCccagagcaaagaaaaaatacGTCACGAGAGTGTGTGGCCTTGCCACATTTG AGATTGATCTTAAGGAAGCACAAAGGTTTTTTGCTCAGAAATTTTCCTGCGGTGCCTCAGTAACAGGAGAAGATGAAATCATCATTCAGGGGGACTTCACAGATGACATTATTGATGTCATCCAGGAGAAGTGGCCTGAG GTGGATGATGACAGCATTGAAGATCTTGGAGAAGTCAAGAAGTGA
- the CCDC62 gene encoding coiled-coil domain-containing protein 62 isoform X1 translates to MSSSVQRSASPQAFSPDHKNSIIRRQRQELKLLISELKDRDKELNDMVEVHERHIQAWEDDRQKILTLAERCSVLTSELNERNAIIKSLTKKLKLLESQHNDSKITLESTQQKFKELTQKVTDSSVHCQALEEKNQSLHCSVLELSAKTGQLQAREQELLSMLQMKDKALIETTDQITEVTSKFKTLENALRTAKLDEFTRNREHQDLKVTLNDVMSQVNKMKDILSEKMKESSKNQEEISHLKQENGCLRSELILAVEEAQRKDQLFQFAKSKQVRIERELSSLRQVCVKQQRDLHFLHVNFDSSQESRQKHENASSGKSSGATFSASESPSSKTDKGRTEGSHGMCEECGTAPVPASRVKSTPEMCEVDNRQLLNASDLETASALLNHCQKAVKGLALPVEEGEKQDVTSSFDELDSEKFHEVNNTRPLRNREIGENEVKSRDQKTFEVSLPSYDRWLKIKSRVDLQSTLIQSSTTSDKTDNGNKTWEERSDTESGQKSTETPATCKSDSESSISNFILIKDTQWKPLSDLEWLEIFKPKKRDGNTSRGRDYSCLETAQEMKCTCSQRL, encoded by the exons ATGAGTTCATCAGTACAGCGTTCTGCTTCGCCCCAG GCATTTAGCCCCGATCACAAGAACAGCATCATTAGGAGGCAGAGACAGGAGCTCAAGCTTTTAATTTCAGAACTGAAAGATCGTGACAAGGAGCTCAATGACATGGTGGAAGTGCACGAGAGACACATCCAGGCCTGGGAAGATGATCGccagaaaatactgactttagCAGAACGATGCAGCGTGTTAACTA GTGAGCTGAACGAGAGAAATGCCATTATAAAATCACTGACCAAAAAGTTAAAGTTATTAGAATCCCAGCATAATGACAGTAAGATAACACTCGAAAGCACACAACAGAAGTTTAAAGAGCTCACTCAGAAAGTCACAGATTCATCTGTTCACTGCCAGGCTCTGGAG GAGAAAAATCAGAGTCTCCACTGCTCAGTTTTGGAACTGTCTGCTAAAACAGGCCAGCTGCAGGCCAGGGAGCAGGAGCTTCTCTCTATGCTTCAGATGAAG GACAAAGCCTTAATTGAAACAACTGATCAGATTACTGAGGTTACCTCTAAGTTTAAAACCCTGGAGAATGCCCTGCGTACAGCAAAGCTGGATGAATTCACTCGCAACAGGGAGCACCAGGACCTCAAGGTGACACTCAACGATGTCATGAGCCAAGTAAACAAGATGAAAG ACATCCTCTCTGAAAAGATGAAAGAGAGCAGCAAGAACCAGGAAGAAATCAGTCACCTGAAACAAGAAAATGGCTGCTTGAGGAGTGAGCTGATCCTGGCAG TGGAAGAAGCCCAGAGGAAGGATCAACTTTTTCAGTTTGCCAAGTCGAAGCAAGTGCGGATCGAGAGGGAATTGTCCAGTTTGCGACAG GTCTGTGTGAAACAGCAGCGGGACTTGCACTTCCTCCATGTCAACTTTGATAGCTCTCAGGAATCCAGGCAAAAACATGAAAATGCATCCAGTGGAAAGAg CTCAGGGGCCACATTCTCTGCCTCTGAAAGCCCCAGCAGCAAGACAGACAAGGGTAGGACTGAGGGCAGCCACGGGATGTGCGAGGAGTGTGGAACTGCACCAGTTCCAGCAAGTAGGGTAAAATCCACCCCTGAGATGTGTGAAGTAGATAATAGACAGTTACTGAATGCTTCAGACTTGGAAACTGCCTCAGCGTTGTTAAACCACTGTCAAAAAGCTGTGAAAGGCTTGGCCCTGCCtgtggaagaaggagaaaagcaggATGTTACATCAAGCTTTGATGAGCTAGACAGTGAAAAATTTCATGAGGTAAACAACACGAGGCCATTGAGAAACAGGGAAATTGGAGAGAATGAAGTGAAAAGCAGAGACCAAAAAACCTTTGAGGTGTCTTTGCCTTCATATGATCGTTGGCTTAAAATCAAATCTCGTGTAGATTTGCAAAGCACTTTAATCCAGAGCAGCACCACGTCTGACAAAACTGATAATGGAAACAAAACCTGGGAAGAGAGATCTGACACTGAGTCTGGCCAAAAAAGCACAGAGACTCCTGCCACTTGCAAGTCTGACTCTGAGTCCAGTATTAGTAACTTCATTTTAATTAAAGACACACAGTGGAAGCCACTCTCAGATCTGGAATGGCTGGAGATTTTCAAGCCCAAAAAGAGAGATGGAAATACAAGCCGTGGAAGAGATTACAGCTGTTTGGAGACTGCACAAGAGATGAAATGTACCTGCTCACAAAGGTTATGA
- the GPN3 gene encoding GPN-loop GTPase 3: protein MPRYAQLVMGPAGSGKSTYCSTMVQHCEALGRAVQVVNLDPAAELFSYPVMADIRELIEVDDVMEDESLRFGPNGGLVFCMEYFANNFSWLEESLGHVEDDYVLFDCPGQIELYTHLPVMKQLVEQLQQWEFRVCGVFLVDSQFMVESFKFISGILAALSAMISLEIPQINVMTKMDLLSKKAKKEIEKYLDPDMYSMIEDSTNILKSKRFKKLTKSICGLIDDYGMVRFLPLDRSDEESINIVLQHIDFTIQYGEDLEFKEPKECEEDKSPLVDEYFQDHVDE from the exons ATGCCCCGGTACGCGCAGCTGGTGATGGGCCCGGCGGGCAGCGGGAAG AGCACGTACTGCTCCACCATGGTGCAGCACTGCGAGGCGCTGGGCCGCGCCGTGCAGGTGGTGAACCTGGACCCGGCGGCCGAGCTCTTCAGCTACCCTGTCATGGCAG acatccgTGAGCTGATAGAAGTGGACGATGTCATGGAAGACGAGTCCCTGAGGTTTGGCCCCAATGGCGGCTTGGTGTTTTGCATGGAATACTTTGCCAATAACTTCAgctggctggaggagagcctcgGGCACGTGGAGGATGACTATGTTTTGTTTGATTGCCCAG GTCAGATCGAGCTCTACACACACCTGCCAGTGATGAAGCAGTtggtggagcagctgcagcagtgggaaTTCCGTGTCTGTGGCGTTTTCCTCGTGGATTCTCAGTTCATGGTGGAATCTTTCAAG TTTATTTCTGGAATCCTGGCAGCTCTCAGTGCAATGATCTCTTTGGAGATCCCACAGATTAACGTCATGACCAAAATGGATTTGCTGAGCAAGAAAGCCAAGAAGGAAATAGAAAA GTACTTGGATCCAGATATGTATTCTATGATTGAAGATTCTACAAATATACTGAAAAGCAAAAGGTTTAAAAAGCTGACCAAATCTATATGTGGATTG ATTGATGACTATGGCATGGTTCGGTTCCTGCCTTTGGATCGCTCTGACGAGGAGAGCATCAACATCGTCCTGCAGCACATCGACTTCACCATTCAGTACGGGGAGGATCTGGAATTTAAAGAACCAAAG GAATGTGAAGAAGATAAATCTCCTCTTGTGGATGAATACTTTCAAGATCATGTGGATGAGTAA
- the CCDC62 gene encoding coiled-coil domain-containing protein 62 isoform X2, with product MSSSVQRSASPQAFSPDHKNSIIRRQRQELKLLISELKDRDKELNDMVEVHERHIQAWEDDRQKILTLAERCSVLTSELNERNAIIKSLTKKLKLLESQHNDSKITLESTQQKFKELTQKVTDSSVHCQALEDKALIETTDQITEVTSKFKTLENALRTAKLDEFTRNREHQDLKVTLNDVMSQVNKMKDILSEKMKESSKNQEEISHLKQENGCLRSELILAVEEAQRKDQLFQFAKSKQVRIERELSSLRQVCVKQQRDLHFLHVNFDSSQESRQKHENASSGKSSGATFSASESPSSKTDKGRTEGSHGMCEECGTAPVPASRVKSTPEMCEVDNRQLLNASDLETASALLNHCQKAVKGLALPVEEGEKQDVTSSFDELDSEKFHEVNNTRPLRNREIGENEVKSRDQKTFEVSLPSYDRWLKIKSRVDLQSTLIQSSTTSDKTDNGNKTWEERSDTESGQKSTETPATCKSDSESSISNFILIKDTQWKPLSDLEWLEIFKPKKRDGNTSRGRDYSCLETAQEMKCTCSQRL from the exons ATGAGTTCATCAGTACAGCGTTCTGCTTCGCCCCAG GCATTTAGCCCCGATCACAAGAACAGCATCATTAGGAGGCAGAGACAGGAGCTCAAGCTTTTAATTTCAGAACTGAAAGATCGTGACAAGGAGCTCAATGACATGGTGGAAGTGCACGAGAGACACATCCAGGCCTGGGAAGATGATCGccagaaaatactgactttagCAGAACGATGCAGCGTGTTAACTA GTGAGCTGAACGAGAGAAATGCCATTATAAAATCACTGACCAAAAAGTTAAAGTTATTAGAATCCCAGCATAATGACAGTAAGATAACACTCGAAAGCACACAACAGAAGTTTAAAGAGCTCACTCAGAAAGTCACAGATTCATCTGTTCACTGCCAGGCTCTGGAG GACAAAGCCTTAATTGAAACAACTGATCAGATTACTGAGGTTACCTCTAAGTTTAAAACCCTGGAGAATGCCCTGCGTACAGCAAAGCTGGATGAATTCACTCGCAACAGGGAGCACCAGGACCTCAAGGTGACACTCAACGATGTCATGAGCCAAGTAAACAAGATGAAAG ACATCCTCTCTGAAAAGATGAAAGAGAGCAGCAAGAACCAGGAAGAAATCAGTCACCTGAAACAAGAAAATGGCTGCTTGAGGAGTGAGCTGATCCTGGCAG TGGAAGAAGCCCAGAGGAAGGATCAACTTTTTCAGTTTGCCAAGTCGAAGCAAGTGCGGATCGAGAGGGAATTGTCCAGTTTGCGACAG GTCTGTGTGAAACAGCAGCGGGACTTGCACTTCCTCCATGTCAACTTTGATAGCTCTCAGGAATCCAGGCAAAAACATGAAAATGCATCCAGTGGAAAGAg CTCAGGGGCCACATTCTCTGCCTCTGAAAGCCCCAGCAGCAAGACAGACAAGGGTAGGACTGAGGGCAGCCACGGGATGTGCGAGGAGTGTGGAACTGCACCAGTTCCAGCAAGTAGGGTAAAATCCACCCCTGAGATGTGTGAAGTAGATAATAGACAGTTACTGAATGCTTCAGACTTGGAAACTGCCTCAGCGTTGTTAAACCACTGTCAAAAAGCTGTGAAAGGCTTGGCCCTGCCtgtggaagaaggagaaaagcaggATGTTACATCAAGCTTTGATGAGCTAGACAGTGAAAAATTTCATGAGGTAAACAACACGAGGCCATTGAGAAACAGGGAAATTGGAGAGAATGAAGTGAAAAGCAGAGACCAAAAAACCTTTGAGGTGTCTTTGCCTTCATATGATCGTTGGCTTAAAATCAAATCTCGTGTAGATTTGCAAAGCACTTTAATCCAGAGCAGCACCACGTCTGACAAAACTGATAATGGAAACAAAACCTGGGAAGAGAGATCTGACACTGAGTCTGGCCAAAAAAGCACAGAGACTCCTGCCACTTGCAAGTCTGACTCTGAGTCCAGTATTAGTAACTTCATTTTAATTAAAGACACACAGTGGAAGCCACTCTCAGATCTGGAATGGCTGGAGATTTTCAAGCCCAAAAAGAGAGATGGAAATACAAGCCGTGGAAGAGATTACAGCTGTTTGGAGACTGCACAAGAGATGAAATGTACCTGCTCACAAAGGTTATGA
- the CCDC62 gene encoding coiled-coil domain-containing protein 62 isoform X3 has product MSSSVQRSASPQAFSPDHKNSIIRRQRQELKLLISELKDRDKELNDMVEVHERHIQAWEDDRQKILTLAERCSVLTSELNERNAIIKSLTKKLKLLESQHNDSKITLESTQQKFKELTQKVTDSSVHCQALEEKNQSLHCSVLELSAKTGQLQAREQELLSMLQMKDKALIETTDQITEVTSKFKTLENALRTAKLDEFTRNREHQDLKVTLNDVMSQVNKMKDILSEKMKESSKNQEEISHLKQENGCLRSELILAVEEAQRKDQLFQFAKSKQVRIERELSSLRQVCVKQQRDLHFLHVNFDSSQESRQKHENASSGKSEESVDLDSLRLASPLLASSEKSNKTQSSGQLSDLDSPLDINDLAVTKPTKRYCMNTDTSSLFWKLERSLAQSRQMLTDLELSLLHTSIPNTTNKNKRKKLVPTQR; this is encoded by the exons ATGAGTTCATCAGTACAGCGTTCTGCTTCGCCCCAG GCATTTAGCCCCGATCACAAGAACAGCATCATTAGGAGGCAGAGACAGGAGCTCAAGCTTTTAATTTCAGAACTGAAAGATCGTGACAAGGAGCTCAATGACATGGTGGAAGTGCACGAGAGACACATCCAGGCCTGGGAAGATGATCGccagaaaatactgactttagCAGAACGATGCAGCGTGTTAACTA GTGAGCTGAACGAGAGAAATGCCATTATAAAATCACTGACCAAAAAGTTAAAGTTATTAGAATCCCAGCATAATGACAGTAAGATAACACTCGAAAGCACACAACAGAAGTTTAAAGAGCTCACTCAGAAAGTCACAGATTCATCTGTTCACTGCCAGGCTCTGGAG GAGAAAAATCAGAGTCTCCACTGCTCAGTTTTGGAACTGTCTGCTAAAACAGGCCAGCTGCAGGCCAGGGAGCAGGAGCTTCTCTCTATGCTTCAGATGAAG GACAAAGCCTTAATTGAAACAACTGATCAGATTACTGAGGTTACCTCTAAGTTTAAAACCCTGGAGAATGCCCTGCGTACAGCAAAGCTGGATGAATTCACTCGCAACAGGGAGCACCAGGACCTCAAGGTGACACTCAACGATGTCATGAGCCAAGTAAACAAGATGAAAG ACATCCTCTCTGAAAAGATGAAAGAGAGCAGCAAGAACCAGGAAGAAATCAGTCACCTGAAACAAGAAAATGGCTGCTTGAGGAGTGAGCTGATCCTGGCAG TGGAAGAAGCCCAGAGGAAGGATCAACTTTTTCAGTTTGCCAAGTCGAAGCAAGTGCGGATCGAGAGGGAATTGTCCAGTTTGCGACAG GTCTGTGTGAAACAGCAGCGGGACTTGCACTTCCTCCATGTCAACTTTGATAGCTCTCAGGAATCCAGGCAAAAACATGAAAATGCATCCAGTGGAAAGAg tgaaGAAAGCGTGGATCTGGATTCCCTCCGCCTGGCTTCTCCTCTCTTGGCATCCTCTGAGAAGAGCAACAAGACTCAAAGCTCTGGGCAATTATCTGATTTGGATTCCCCTCTGGACATCAATGACCTGGCAGTGACCAAACCAACAAAGAGATACTGCATGAACACA GACACCAGTTCCCTGTTCTGGAAGCTGGAGCGCTCGTTGGCCCAGTCCCGACAGATGCTGACTGATCTGGAGCTCAGCCTTCTCCACACAAGCATTCCCAACACCACCAACAAGAACAAG aggaagaagttggttCCAACACAGAGGTAA